The Gopherus evgoodei ecotype Sinaloan lineage unplaced genomic scaffold, rGopEvg1_v1.p scaffold_57_arrow_ctg1, whole genome shotgun sequence genome includes a region encoding these proteins:
- the LOC115643359 gene encoding eukaryotic translation initiation factor 3 subunit A-like isoform X1 produces the protein MRQAQWRRSTRARERDRPSGGVWERGNETGPVEEAHRSEGTRQARWRRSTRARERDRPSGGVWERGNETGPEEEAYLVEEEHRSEGTRQARRRRSAGARERDRPGGGGGGARERDGPGGGGAPERGNETGPVEEEHRSEGTRQARWRRSAGARERDRPGGGGAPERGNETGPVEEARRSEGTRQARWRRRAGARERDRPGGGGAPEPGNETGPVEEERRSQGTRQARWRRSAGARERDRPDGGGVPERGNETGPVEEERRSQGTRQARWRRSAGARERDRPRGGVVPERGNETGPGEEERRSEGTRQARWRRSAGARERDRPGGGGAPEPGNETGPVEEERRSEGTRQARWRRSAGARERDRPGGGGAPERGNETGPVEEEYQSEGTRQAQGRRSARARERDRPRGGGVPERGNETGPVEEERRSQGTRQARWKRSTGARERDRPGGGGVPEGGPQGSTGLALTQLCPVPADGCGADALSKGVSGDPRRFSTSERDVDCPSRRSLPGEEVQPSEETSLILLPLITEKAGRDSLPQPSGGPVVTRCPERWRDQALLPVPPVPPARRGKQRLASTASVCSHQSCKSTASHIQEVAGDDRCAHCALACLFCEFLALCSLVLDGMGCGALCLAGGCCARGDPPGQGCGGGGCPCRGGCGLLQDCCNSADCLEICLECCSICFPS, from the exons ATGAGACAGGCCCAGTGGAGGAGGAGTACCAGAGCGAGGGAACGGGACAGGCCCAGCGGAGGAGTGTGGGAGCGagggaacgagacaggcccggtggaggaggCGCACCGGAGTGagggaacgagacaggcccggtggaggaggagTACCAGAGCGAGGGAACGAGACAGGCCCAGCGGAGGAGTGTGGGAGCGAGGGAACGAGACAGGCCCAGAGGAGGAGGCGTACCTGGTGGAGGAGGAGCACCGGAGCGagggaacgagacaggcccggaggaggaggagcgccggagcgagggaacgagacaggcccggaggaggaggaggaggagcgagggAACGAGACGggcccggtggaggaggagcaCCGGAGCGAGGGAACGAGACGggcccggtggaggaggagcaCCGGAGCGagggaacgagacaggcccggtggaggaggagcgccggagccagggaacgagacaggcccggtggaggaggCGCGCCGGAGCGAGGGAACGAGACCGGCCCGGTGGAGGAGGCGCGCCGGAGCGagggaacgagacaggcccggtggaggaggCGCGCCGGAGCGagggaacgagacaggcccggtggaggaggagcgccGGAGCCAGGGAACGAGACTggcccggtggaggaggagcgccggagccagggaacgagacaggcccggtggaggaggagcgccGGAGCCAG ggaacgagacaggcccgATGGAGGAGGAGTGCCGGAGCGagggaacgagacaggcccggtggaggaggagcgccggagccagggaacgagacaggcccggtggaggaggagcgccGGAGCCAGGGAACGAGACAGGCCCAGAGGAGGAGTAGTACCGGAGAGAGGAAATGAGACAGGCCCAGGGGAGGAGGAGCGCCGGAGCGagggaacgagacaggcccgATGGAGGAGGAGTGCCGGAGCGagggaacgagacaggcccggtggaggaggagcgccggagccagggaacgagacaggcccggtggaggaggagcgccggagcgagggaacgagacaggcccggtggag GAGGAGCGCCGGAGCGagggaacgagacaggcccggtggaggaggagcgccggagcgagggaacgagacaggcccggtggaggaggagTACCAGAGCGAGGGAACGAGACAGGCCCAGGGGAGGAGGAGTGCCAGAGCGAGGGAACGAGACAGGCCCAGGGGAGGAGGAGTGCCGGAGCGagggaacgagacaggcccggtggaggaggagcgccggagccagggaacgagacaggcccggtggaAGAGGAGTACCGGAGCCAGGGAACGAGACCGGCCCGGTGGAGGAGGAGTGCCGGAGGGGGGACCACAAGGATCCACTGGCCTGGCTCTCACTCAGCTCTG CCCAGTCCCCGCTGACGGTTGTGGGGCGGATGCACTATCGAAGGGCGTCTCAGGAGACCCACGCAGATTCTCCACATCGGAGA GGGATGTGGATTGTCCCAGCCGGAGATCTCTGCCTGGGGAAGAGGTTCAGCCCAGCGAGGAGACATCGCTAATTCTCCTGCCTCTGATCACTGAGAAAGCAGGGAGAG ACTCGCTACCCCAGCCCTCGGGGGGCCCTGTGGTGACCCGCTGCCCTGAGCGCTGGAGGGACCAGGCTTTGCTCCCTGTGCCCCCGGTGCCTCCGGCCCGGCGGGGAAAGCAGCGTCTGGCCTCCACCGCGTCTGTCTGCAGCCACCAGAGCTGTAAATCCACCGCCTCGCACATCCAGGAGGTAGCTGGGGATG aCCGCTGTGCTCACTGCGCCCTGGCCTGCCTGTTCTGCGAGTTCCTGGCGCTCTGCTCCCTGGTGCTGGATGGGATGGGCTGTGGGGCGCTGTGCCTTGCGGGGGGGTGCTGTGCCAGGGGGGACCCCCCAGGTCAGGGCTGCGGAGGAGGCGGCTGCCCCTGCAGAGGGGGGTGCGGGCTCCTCCAGGACTGCTGCAACTCCGCCGACTGCCTGGAAATCTGCCTGGAGTGCTGCTCCATCTGCTTCCCCagctga
- the LOC115643359 gene encoding ribosome-binding protein 1-like isoform X3 — MRQAQWRRSTRARERDRPSGGVWERGNETGPVEEEHRSEGTRQARRRRSAGARERDRPGGGGGGARERDGPGGGGAPERGNETGPVEEEHRSEGTRQARWRRSAGARERDRPGGGGAPERGNETGPVEEARRSEGTRQARWRRRAGARERDRPGGGGAPEPGNETGPVEEERRSQGTRQARWRRSAGARERDRPDGGGVPERGNETGPVEEERRSQGTRQARWRRSAGARERDRPRGGVVPERGNETGPGEEERRSEGTRQARWRRSAGARERDRPGGGGAPEPGNETGPVEEERRSEGTRQARWRRSAGARERDRPGGGGAPERGNETGPVEEEYQSEGTRQAQGRRSARARERDRPRGGGVPERGNETGPVEEERRSQGTRQARWKRSTGARERDRPGGGGVPEGGPQGSTGLALTQLCPVPADGCGADALSKGVSGDPRRFSTSERDVDCPSRRSLPGEEVQPSEETSLILLPLITEKAGRDSLPQPSGGPVVTRCPERWRDQALLPVPPVPPARRGKQRLASTASVCSHQSCKSTASHIQEVAGDDRCAHCALACLFCEFLALCSLVLDGMGCGALCLAGGCCARGDPPGQGCGGGGCPCRGGCGLLQDCCNSADCLEICLECCSICFPS; from the exons ATGAGACAGGCCCAGTGGAGGAGGAGTACCAGAGCGAGGGAACGGGACAGGCCCAGCGGAGGAGTGTGGGAGCGagggaacgagacaggcccggtggaggag GAGCACCGGAGCGagggaacgagacaggcccggaggaggaggagcgccggagcgagggaacgagacaggcccggaggaggaggaggaggagcgagggAACGAGACGggcccggtggaggaggagcaCCGGAGCGAGGGAACGAGACGggcccggtggaggaggagcaCCGGAGCGagggaacgagacaggcccggtggaggaggagcgccggagccagggaacgagacaggcccggtggaggaggCGCGCCGGAGCGAGGGAACGAGACCGGCCCGGTGGAGGAGGCGCGCCGGAGCGagggaacgagacaggcccggtggaggaggCGCGCCGGAGCGagggaacgagacaggcccggtggaggaggagcgccGGAGCCAGGGAACGAGACTggcccggtggaggaggagcgccggagccagggaacgagacaggcccggtggaggaggagcgccGGAGCCAG ggaacgagacaggcccgATGGAGGAGGAGTGCCGGAGCGagggaacgagacaggcccggtggaggaggagcgccggagccagggaacgagacaggcccggtggaggaggagcgccGGAGCCAGGGAACGAGACAGGCCCAGAGGAGGAGTAGTACCGGAGAGAGGAAATGAGACAGGCCCAGGGGAGGAGGAGCGCCGGAGCGagggaacgagacaggcccgATGGAGGAGGAGTGCCGGAGCGagggaacgagacaggcccggtggaggaggagcgccggagccagggaacgagacaggcccggtggaggaggagcgccggagcgagggaacgagacaggcccggtggag GAGGAGCGCCGGAGCGagggaacgagacaggcccggtggaggaggagcgccggagcgagggaacgagacaggcccggtggaggaggagTACCAGAGCGAGGGAACGAGACAGGCCCAGGGGAGGAGGAGTGCCAGAGCGAGGGAACGAGACAGGCCCAGGGGAGGAGGAGTGCCGGAGCGagggaacgagacaggcccggtggaggaggagcgccggagccagggaacgagacaggcccggtggaAGAGGAGTACCGGAGCCAGGGAACGAGACCGGCCCGGTGGAGGAGGAGTGCCGGAGGGGGGACCACAAGGATCCACTGGCCTGGCTCTCACTCAGCTCTG CCCAGTCCCCGCTGACGGTTGTGGGGCGGATGCACTATCGAAGGGCGTCTCAGGAGACCCACGCAGATTCTCCACATCGGAGA GGGATGTGGATTGTCCCAGCCGGAGATCTCTGCCTGGGGAAGAGGTTCAGCCCAGCGAGGAGACATCGCTAATTCTCCTGCCTCTGATCACTGAGAAAGCAGGGAGAG ACTCGCTACCCCAGCCCTCGGGGGGCCCTGTGGTGACCCGCTGCCCTGAGCGCTGGAGGGACCAGGCTTTGCTCCCTGTGCCCCCGGTGCCTCCGGCCCGGCGGGGAAAGCAGCGTCTGGCCTCCACCGCGTCTGTCTGCAGCCACCAGAGCTGTAAATCCACCGCCTCGCACATCCAGGAGGTAGCTGGGGATG aCCGCTGTGCTCACTGCGCCCTGGCCTGCCTGTTCTGCGAGTTCCTGGCGCTCTGCTCCCTGGTGCTGGATGGGATGGGCTGTGGGGCGCTGTGCCTTGCGGGGGGGTGCTGTGCCAGGGGGGACCCCCCAGGTCAGGGCTGCGGAGGAGGCGGCTGCCCCTGCAGAGGGGGGTGCGGGCTCCTCCAGGACTGCTGCAACTCCGCCGACTGCCTGGAAATCTGCCTGGAGTGCTGCTCCATCTGCTTCCCCagctga
- the LOC115643359 gene encoding eukaryotic translation initiation factor 3 subunit A-like isoform X2 has protein sequence MRQAQWRRSTRARERDRPSGGVWERGNETGPVEEAHRSEGTRQARWRRSTRARERDRPSGGVWERGNETGPEEEAYLVEEEHRSEGTRQARRRRSAGARERDRPGGGGGGARERDGPGGGGAPERGNETGPVEEEHRSEGTRQARWRRSAGARERDRPGGGGAPERGNETGPVEEARRSEGTRQARWRRRAGARERDRPGGGGAPEPGNETGPVEEERRSQGTRQARWRRSAGARERDRPDGGGVPERGNETGPVEEERRSQGTRQARWRRSAGARERDRPRGGVVPERGNETGPGEEERRSEGTRQARWRRSAGARERDRPGGGGAPEPGNETGPVEEERRSEGTRQARWRRSAGARERDRPGGGGAPERGNETGPVEEERRSQGTRQARWKRSTGARERDRPGGGGVPEGGPQGSTGLALTQLCPVPADGCGADALSKGVSGDPRRFSTSERDVDCPSRRSLPGEEVQPSEETSLILLPLITEKAGRDSLPQPSGGPVVTRCPERWRDQALLPVPPVPPARRGKQRLASTASVCSHQSCKSTASHIQEVAGDDRCAHCALACLFCEFLALCSLVLDGMGCGALCLAGGCCARGDPPGQGCGGGGCPCRGGCGLLQDCCNSADCLEICLECCSICFPS, from the exons ATGAGACAGGCCCAGTGGAGGAGGAGTACCAGAGCGAGGGAACGGGACAGGCCCAGCGGAGGAGTGTGGGAGCGagggaacgagacaggcccggtggaggaggCGCACCGGAGTGagggaacgagacaggcccggtggaggaggagTACCAGAGCGAGGGAACGAGACAGGCCCAGCGGAGGAGTGTGGGAGCGAGGGAACGAGACAGGCCCAGAGGAGGAGGCGTACCTGGTGGAGGAGGAGCACCGGAGCGagggaacgagacaggcccggaggaggaggagcgccggagcgagggaacgagacaggcccggaggaggaggaggaggagcgagggAACGAGACGggcccggtggaggaggagcaCCGGAGCGAGGGAACGAGACGggcccggtggaggaggagcaCCGGAGCGagggaacgagacaggcccggtggaggaggagcgccggagccagggaacgagacaggcccggtggaggaggCGCGCCGGAGCGAGGGAACGAGACCGGCCCGGTGGAGGAGGCGCGCCGGAGCGagggaacgagacaggcccggtggaggaggCGCGCCGGAGCGagggaacgagacaggcccggtggaggaggagcgccGGAGCCAGGGAACGAGACTggcccggtggaggaggagcgccggagccagggaacgagacaggcccggtggaggaggagcgccGGAGCCAG ggaacgagacaggcccgATGGAGGAGGAGTGCCGGAGCGagggaacgagacaggcccggtggaggaggagcgccggagccagggaacgagacaggcccggtggaggaggagcgccGGAGCCAGGGAACGAGACAGGCCCAGAGGAGGAGTAGTACCGGAGAGAGGAAATGAGACAGGCCCAGGGGAGGAGGAGCGCCGGAGCGagggaacgagacaggcccgATGGAGGAGGAGTGCCGGAGCGagggaacgagacaggcccggtggaggaggagcgccggagccagggaacgagacaggcccggtggaggaggagcgccggagcgagggaacgagacaggcccggtggag GAGGAGCGCCGGAGCGagggaacgagacaggcccggtggaggaggagcgccggagcgagggaacgagacag gcccggtggaggaggagcgccggagccagggaacgagacaggcccggtggaAGAGGAGTACCGGAGCCAGGGAACGAGACCGGCCCGGTGGAGGAGGAGTGCCGGAGGGGGGACCACAAGGATCCACTGGCCTGGCTCTCACTCAGCTCTG CCCAGTCCCCGCTGACGGTTGTGGGGCGGATGCACTATCGAAGGGCGTCTCAGGAGACCCACGCAGATTCTCCACATCGGAGA GGGATGTGGATTGTCCCAGCCGGAGATCTCTGCCTGGGGAAGAGGTTCAGCCCAGCGAGGAGACATCGCTAATTCTCCTGCCTCTGATCACTGAGAAAGCAGGGAGAG ACTCGCTACCCCAGCCCTCGGGGGGCCCTGTGGTGACCCGCTGCCCTGAGCGCTGGAGGGACCAGGCTTTGCTCCCTGTGCCCCCGGTGCCTCCGGCCCGGCGGGGAAAGCAGCGTCTGGCCTCCACCGCGTCTGTCTGCAGCCACCAGAGCTGTAAATCCACCGCCTCGCACATCCAGGAGGTAGCTGGGGATG aCCGCTGTGCTCACTGCGCCCTGGCCTGCCTGTTCTGCGAGTTCCTGGCGCTCTGCTCCCTGGTGCTGGATGGGATGGGCTGTGGGGCGCTGTGCCTTGCGGGGGGGTGCTGTGCCAGGGGGGACCCCCCAGGTCAGGGCTGCGGAGGAGGCGGCTGCCCCTGCAGAGGGGGGTGCGGGCTCCTCCAGGACTGCTGCAACTCCGCCGACTGCCTGGAAATCTGCCTGGAGTGCTGCTCCATCTGCTTCCCCagctga
- the PCSK1N gene encoding proSAAS: MAPTLMLAALLCALGPAAGKALPAGPRGALSHDSAGGPRRFRRDLRGAPYEGEMGLANEIYYPRLGPLAQDELLAQALERLGAPPAGRWREDEPGGTPWLQEVPPGGRWRQDGAQAALALQRLLQESVPLASLLQLWDQARGASYPDYDETGAGAPPRTRAPAPPQLSRYRTNGAYENHQDEPGDEEPGEMDAEMLRYLVGRILAGGGEMRPPRHPRRLRRGLEEEPPTLLRVKRLGGDGEGPEAGAPQLQRAKRTEEEEEEAAVGGRRGAYGGEPLLRYLPE; encoded by the exons ATGGCTCCGACCCTGATGCTGGCGGCTCTGCTCTGCGCGCTGGGGCCCGCCGCCGGGAAG GCTCTTCCCGCCGGCCCCAGGGGGGCGCTGTCCCACGACTCAGCTGGGGGCCCTCGGCGATTCCGACGGGACCTGCGAGGGGCTCCCTACGAGGGGGAGATGGGGCTGGCCAACGAGATCTACTACCCCCGGCTGGGGCCGCTGGCCCAGGACGAGCTGCTGGCCCAGGCGCTGGAGAGGCTGGGGGCTCCCCCTGCAGGCCGGTGGCGGGAGGACGAGCCAGGGGGCACCCCGTGGCTCCAGGAGGTGCCCCCCGGTGGCCGCTGGAGGCAGGATGGGGCCCAGGCCGCCCTGGCTCTCCAGCGCCTCCTCCAGGAATCGGTCCCCCTGGCCTCTCTCTTGCAGCTGTGGGACCAGGCTAGGGGGGCCTCATACCCCGATTACGATGAGACTGGGGCGggtgccccccccaggacccgggccccggccccaccccagctgAGCCGTTACCGGACGAATGGGGCCTACGAGAACCACCAGGACGAGCCGGGTGATGAGGAGCCTGGGGAGATGGATGCAGAGATGCTGAG GTACCTGGTGGGCCGGATCCTCGCGGGGGGTGGTGAGATGcgacccccccgccaccccagacGCCTGCGCCGGGGGCTGGAGGAAgaaccccccaccctgctgcgcGTGAAGCGGCTGGGGGGCGACGGGGAGGGCCCCGAGGCGGGAGCACCCCAGCTGCAGCGGGCCAAGAGgacggaggaagaggaggaggaggcagctgttggggggcggaggggggcatATGGAGGGGAGCCCCTGCTGAGGTATCTGCCTGAGTAA
- the PRAF2 gene encoding PRA1 family protein 2 isoform X1, which yields MSEVRPPPLRALDDFLLGPARLAAPDPRDPQRWRNRVLNNLLYYQSNYGLGLGLALLLGGYFRPLHTLLSSSTVTLVFVTFVWAAENKAPIRRFRRSYPSASLLAMLGSAYGLVSLLGGSEVFLLTVALPISREETLENSKNLEKHFLRDPGVFSSIVDRKLIWDSLLTHTYCGGRVVRGRKNPGEILQNLEKQFYKDPGSPW from the exons ATGTCCGAGGTGCGGCCGCCCCCGCTGCGGGCCCTGGACGATTTCCTGCTGGGCCCCGCGCGCCTGGCGGCCCCGGACCCGCGCGACCCGCAGCGCTGGAGGAACCGGGTCCTCAACAACCTGCTCTACTATCAGAGCAACTAcgggctgggcctggggctggcgctgctgctgggggg GTACTTCCGGCCCCTGCACACCCTTCTCTCCAGCTCCACGGTGACCCTCGTCTTCGTCACCTTCGTCTGGGCGGCCGAGAACAAGGCCCCGATCCGGCGCTTCCGCCGCAGCTACCCCAGCGCCAGCCTTCTGGCCATGCTGGGGAGCGCCTATGGCCTGGTGTCTCTCTTGGGGGGCTCGGAGGTCTTCCTGCTGACAGTCGCCCTGCCCATCTCCa GAGAAGAAACCTTGGAGAACTCCAAAAACCTGGAAAAACACTTTTTAAGAGATCCTGGAGTCTTTTCCTCCATAGTTGACAGGAAATTAATCTGGGATTcccttctcacacacacatattgtGGGGGCAGGGTTGttagggggagaaaaaaccctgGAGAAATCCTCCAAAACCTGGAAAAACAATTTTACAAAGATCCTGGTTCTccctggtga
- the PRAF2 gene encoding PRA1 family protein 2 isoform X2, translated as MSEVRPPPLRALDDFLLGPARLAAPDPRDPQRWRNRVLNNLLYYQSNYGLGLGLALLLGGYFRPLHTLLSSSTVTLVFVTFVWAAENKAPIRRFRRSYPSASLLAMLGSAYGLVSLLGGSEVFLLTVALPISMILIHASVRLRNLKNKIENKIESIGLKRTPMGLLLEAMGQEQEAGS; from the exons ATGTCCGAGGTGCGGCCGCCCCCGCTGCGGGCCCTGGACGATTTCCTGCTGGGCCCCGCGCGCCTGGCGGCCCCGGACCCGCGCGACCCGCAGCGCTGGAGGAACCGGGTCCTCAACAACCTGCTCTACTATCAGAGCAACTAcgggctgggcctggggctggcgctgctgctgggggg GTACTTCCGGCCCCTGCACACCCTTCTCTCCAGCTCCACGGTGACCCTCGTCTTCGTCACCTTCGTCTGGGCGGCCGAGAACAAGGCCCCGATCCGGCGCTTCCGCCGCAGCTACCCCAGCGCCAGCCTTCTGGCCATGCTGGGGAGCGCCTATGGCCTGGTGTCTCTCTTGGGGGGCTCGGAGGTCTTCCTGCTGACAGTCGCCCTGCCCATCTCCa TGATTCTCATCCACGCCTCCGTTCGCCTCCGGAACCTCAAGAATAAAATCGAGAACAAGATCGAGAGCATTGGGCTGAAGAGGACGCCCATGGGGCTACTGCTGGAGGCGATGGGCCAGGAACAAGAAGCTGGCTCTTAA